The following is a genomic window from Bacillales bacterium.
ATATAAAGTAATGTCCAAACCGCGCAAAAGAATCGGGAGCACCTGCAAGTAATCGCCCATCGGAAATCACCCTTTCTTCTTAAAGAACGGGCACCCGCCGAGCGGGTGCCCGTATCTTCGCTGTTTTAGCCTTGACACAATTCTTCGGTTGTCGGTTCCCCTTTGTAGACGTTCGATTCGTCCCATAACGGGAGGTTCGTGATGATCTCTTTCAGCTTGCCGCTCTTCCGCAGTTCATCGAGTTTCTCGTTGTACGCCTTGCGCAGTTCGTCGGCGTTTTTGTTAAAGCCGGCAGCGCCGTAACTCGGCACACCTTCAACGTCGGGCTGCTCAAACTCCTGAACGTATTGAAGTGCGTCGCCTCCCGCGTCTTTCACCGCTTTTTTTACCGTCAACTGCGTCGCTGTCGTCACATCCGCCCGACCCGTTTTCACGGCCGAGAACCCATCAGCGACGCTCGAAACGGTCATGATTTGGCTTTCATCGACACCGACTTCTTTCAAGAAACCGAGCTCGGTACCGCCGTTCAACACAGCAACCTTCGCGCCGGTTTCTTTTATGTCTTTATAGCTGTGCAAGTCGAGCGGATTGCCTTTCTTCACGACGATCCCTTCCCCGTACACGATGCTGGGATGCGCGAAGTCGATTTGTTTACACCGATCCGGCGTGATTGCCATACCGGCAGTAATGACGTCAAGCTTGCCGGTTTTCACACTTGGGATAAGCTGCTGCCATTCGGCGAGCTGCCCTTTCAATTCTATACCCATCGACTTGAACACGGCGCGTGCGACTTCCACCGCGGCCCCGGTTAACTTACCATTCTCATCTTTGTACGCATACGGGGCTTCGTTGGAAAACCCAACGGTGATGTACCCGCGCTCTTTAATTTTCGCGAGCAGCGACTGTTCTCCTCCGCTGCCTTCGCTTCCGCCAGTTTTGCTCGCGCCTTCATCGGAAGACCCGCAAGCAGCAACAAGAGCAAGCGAAAGACAGACTGCAATAATGGATAAAATTTTTCTCATAATGACCTCCTTCTTTTTTTCATGAAACAAGGGGCATGCAAGAACCCCAGACGTTTTCAACACTATCATTGTATCAAGGGGAGAAATTGGGAACAAACGCCATATTTTCTGATTATCCAGAACATATCGTGAATAGCCGGGGAAGGGACGTCCATGGCACCGTATTCCTTAATAAATTCGTCCTTATGGCTCATATGTAGCCTAAGCCCTTCGATGCATACCGAGACCGTCGATCGAAATTTCCGGTCGGAAAAATCGCCGACCCTTCATGATTCATATTCCTCTATTCTTTAAACATACTAACAGGGGAGGTTTTCTATGATGTTTTCCTTACGCGGCGATGCTCACAAACTGTATGTAAAATTAAAAAGAACTTCCGAAACGGAAGGCGGCGTCGAACAATTGGAGGAACTAAAAGAAATTTCGGACATCGAACGGTTTTATCAAACAGTCCCTTCTGCGACGTTAAAAAAAATCCGCTACCGCATGGTCAAGGAAAGAAAAGGAAACGGCATCGTTCCGATCCTCGTCACGGCTGCCCCTTGGCTCGCCTTTATATTGTCCGATCAGTTGCAGAAGCTGCTGAATAAAAACGCCGCCTTTCTCACCGGATTCATTTTGTTGTATAGTTTCTTCGTCACGCTCTCGCTCATCATTCATCATAGAGAAAAGGCGTGGGCGGCCGTTCACGTCGAAATCATTGAAGACTTGCTGAATACCGAAGATACGACTCGTCCTTCCGAATCGTAAGGCGTGGAGCTTCAATTTCCCATGAAAAAATGCCGTGCAATGACGGCACCGGCAGCTCATTTGACGAACTGTTTCAAAGGTGTTTTTTGTCGTTGAAAGTTGCGCCGTTCCTTGTAAATGGATCGGAAGAAAAAGATCGCGGTTGCCCCCATCAAACCGTAAATGACGGCCATCCCGAACGAGCTCATGAACGATGCAGCGCTGAGACCGATTGCGCCAAGCATTGCCGCTCCCCTGCTGTTCAGCATATTGGCGGCCAAATATTTGCTGCGGTCACTTCCTTCCGCGATTTCCGACAATAACATTTGTTTTACTGGTGACATCATGATTTCGCCGATTGTCAAAATGAACATGAAGCCGGCGAGCA
Proteins encoded in this region:
- the ehuB gene encoding ectoine/hydroxyectoine ABC transporter substrate-binding protein EhuB; protein product: MRKILSIIAVCLSLALVAACGSSDEGASKTGGSEGSGGEQSLLAKIKERGYITVGFSNEAPYAYKDENGKLTGAAVEVARAVFKSMGIELKGQLAEWQQLIPSVKTGKLDVITAGMAITPDRCKQIDFAHPSIVYGEGIVVKKGNPLDLHSYKDIKETGAKVAVLNGGTELGFLKEVGVDESQIMTVSSVADGFSAVKTGRADVTTATQLTVKKAVKDAGGDALQYVQEFEQPDVEGVPSYGAAGFNKNADELRKAYNEKLDELRKSGKLKEIITNLPLWDESNVYKGEPTTEELCQG